Proteins encoded in a region of the Hirundo rustica isolate bHirRus1 chromosome 10, bHirRus1.pri.v3, whole genome shotgun sequence genome:
- the TRPC1 gene encoding short transient receptor potential channel 1, whose product MAALYQSADPSASASPNKLLALKDVRQVKEETTLDEKLFLLACDKGDYYMVKKLLEENSSGEMNINCVDVLGRNAVTITIENENLDILQLLLDYGCQSSDALLVAIDSEVVGAVDILLNHRPKRSSRPTIVKLMERIQNPEYSTTMDVAPVILAAHRNNYEILTMLLKQDISLPKPHAVGCECTLCTAKNKKDSLRHSRFRLDIYRCLASPALIMLTEEDPILRAFELSADLKELSLVEVEFRNDYEELAQQCKTFAKDLLAQARNSRELEVILNHTSSDEHVDKRGLLEERMNLSRLKLAIKYNQKEFVAQSNCQQFLNTVWFGQMAGYRRKHTCKKILTVLMVGIFWPVLSLCYLLAPKSRVGRIIHTPFMKFIIHGASYFTFLLLLNLYSLVYNENKKNTMGPALERIDYLLIIWLIGMVWSDVKRLWYDGLEDFLEESRNQLSFVMNSLYLATFALKVVAHNKFHDYAERKDWDAFHPTLVAEGLFAFANVLSYLRLFFMYTTSSILGPLQISMGQMLQDFGKFLGMFLLVLFSFTIGLTQLYDKGFTLNEEKDCAGIFCEQQSNDTFHSFIGTCFALFWYIFSLAHVAIFVTRFSYGEELQSFVGAVIVGTYNVVVVIVLTKLLVAMLHKSFQLIANHEDKEWKFARAKLWLSYFDDKCTLPPPFNVIPSPKTICYLFNSLSKWICSHTSSGKVKRQNSLKEWRNLKQKRDENYQKVMCCLVHRYLTSMRQKMQSTDQATVENLNELRQDLSKFRNEMRDLLGFRTSKYAMFYPRN is encoded by the exons ATGGCCGCCCTGTACCAGAGCGCGGACCCGTCCGCCTCGGCCTCGCCCAACAAGCTGCTGGCTCTGAAGGATGTGCGGCAGGTGAAGGAGGAGACCACGCTGGACGAGAAGCTTTTCCTGCTGGCCTGCGACAAAG GTGACTATTACATGGTTAAGAAGCTCTTAGAGGAAAACAGCTCAGGTGAAATGAACATAAATTGTGTGGATGTGCTTGGACGAAATGCTGTTACCATAAccattgaaaatgaaaacttggACATACTACAGCTGCTTTTGGATTATGGCTGCCAG TCCTCGGATGCACTTTTGGTGGCTATTGACTCAGAAGTGGTGGGAGCTGTTGACATTCTACTTAATCACCGCCCAAAACGATCCTCCAGACCAACCATTGTG AAATTAATGGAGCGCATTCAGAACCCAGAGTACTCAACAACCATGGATGTGGCACCGGTAATTTTAGCTGCTCATCGTAACAACTATGAAATTCTCACCATGCTGTTGAAGCAAGACATATCATTACCCAAACCTCATGCtgtgggctgtgagtgcacactGTGCACTGCCAAGAACAAAAAAGACAGTCTGCGACATTCCAG ATTTCGTCTGGACATTTATCGGTGTTTGGCCAGTCCTGCCTTAATAATGTTGACAGAGGAGGATCCAATCCTAAGAGCTTTTGAACTTAGTGCGGACTTGAAAGAATTAAGCCTCGTTGAGGTTGAGTTCAG AAATGATTATGAGGAGCTCGCTCAACAGTGCAAAACCTTTGCTAAAGATTTACTTGCACAAGCGCGGAATTCCCGGGAGCTGGAAGTGATCCTGAATCACACCTCCAGTGATGAACACGTAGACAAGCGAGGATTGTTGGAAGAGAGGATGAACTTAAGCCGCTTAAAACTTGCAATCAAATATAATCAAAAAGAG tTTGTTGCCCAGTCCAACTGCCAGCAGTTTCTCAACACGGTGTGGTTCGGGCAGATGGCCGGCTATCGGCGCAAGCACACCTGCAAGAAGATCCTCACTGTTCTCATGGTTGGCATTTTCTGGCCAGTTCTGTCCCTGTGTTACTTGTTAGCTCCTAAATCTCGAGTAGGTCGAATAATTCACACTCCCTTTATGAAGTTTATTATTCATGGAGCttcatatttcacatttctgttaTTACTTAATTTGTACTCCCTTGTCTACAACGAGAATAAGAAGAATACAATGGGACCAGCCCTTGAGAGAATAGACTATCTTCTGATAATATGGCTTATTG GGATGGTGTGGTCAGATGTTAAGAGGCTCTGGTATGATGGTTTAGAAGATTTTTTAGAAGAATCCCGCAATCAGCTTAGTTTTGTCATGAATTCCCTGTATTTGGCAACTTTTGCTCTCAAAGTCGTGGCCCATAACAAG TTTCATGATTATGCTGAAAGGAAGGACTGGGATGCATTCCATCCTACCCTAGTGGCCGAAGGCCTTTTTGCCTTTGCCAATGTTCTTAGTTACCTGCGTCTCTTCTTCATGTACACAACCAGCTCCATTCTGGGACCACTCCAG ATTTCAATGGGGCAGATGCTACAAGATTTTGGAAAATTTCTGGGCATGTTTCTTCTTGTCTTGTTCTCCTTCACAATTGGATTGACCCAACTTTATGATAAAGGATTTACtctaaatgaagaaaaggaCTGTGCGGGCATTTTCTGTGAACAACAGAGCAACGACACATTCCATTC GTTTATTGGTACGTGCTTTGCTCTCTTCTGGTACATATTCTCCCTGGCACATGTTGCAATCTTTGTGACACGTTTTAGCTACGGTGAAGAATTACAGTCTTTTGTGGGCGCTGTCATTGTTGGGACCTACAACGTGGTGGTTGTGATAGTATTAACTAAACTCCTTGTGGCAATGCTTCACAAAAGTTTTCAGCTGATAGCA AATCATGAAGATAAGGAGTGGAAGTTTGCTCGTGCCAAGCTTTGGCTTAGCTACTTCGATGATAAATGCACGCTCCCTCCTCCTTTTAACGTTATACCCTCTCCCAAGACTATTTGTTACCTTTTCAACAGTCTCAGTAAATGGATCTGCTCTCATACATCAAGTGGCAAAGTGAAACGTCAGAACAGCCTCAAG GAATGGAGAAATCTGAAGCAGAAGAGAGATGAGAATTACCAAAAGGTGATGTGTTGCTTAGTCCACCGCTACTTGACTTCCATGAGACAGAAGATGCAAAGTACAGATCAGGCCACCGTGGAAAACCTCAATGAGCTGCGGCAGGACTTGTCAAAATTCCGGAACGAAATGAGAGACCTGCTTGGCTTTCGAACTTCTAAATATGCTATGTTTTATCCAAGAAACTAA